In one Candidatus Woesearchaeota archaeon B3_Woes genomic region, the following are encoded:
- a CDS encoding methionine--tRNA ligase, producing the protein MTKFKRTIITSALPYVNNVPHLGTTVCVISADVFTRYLKSKGEDAIYVCGTDEHGTTAEVKALEEGLTPRQLVDKYFKIHKNIYEWFNCDFDCFGRTSSEDNKEVAVDIFKKLDKNNFIIENVLKQPFCKKCDKFLSDRYVEGTCPFCDYEEARGDQCENCGKLLNATELKKPKCKVCNQKPIIKDTNHLFIDLPRIEPELKKWISKIQDKWSDNARTMTNAWLKEGLKERCITRDLKWGIKVPKKGYENKVFYSWFDAPIGYIGITKETKKDWHDLWHSPDKTKLVQFMGKDNIPFHTILFPAFLIGAKDNYTLLNEINVNEYLNYETGKFSKSRGEGVFGDDAIETGICADAFRYYILINRPETSDTIFTWEDFQSKINNELVANIGNLVNRTIIFINKFFNGKVPKGKIDKKLVSKLEKEYSQIGKSLDNIKLKDGLKQIMNVSKVGNQFFQEKEPWKTKDQDALFTLANVVKDLAILIQPFLPKTSESIFKQLNIKPQKWKELGKTTIKQDHKLNKGELLFKKLEDKEVKEFKERFQGKNSELPLDLKIGKVLEIEDHPDADKLYVLQVDLGKEKRQLVAGLKPYYKKEELKGRNIVVVTNLEPAKLRGVESKGMLLAGGDDNNNVVLVNAENSSPGDEISSCKKQINFDEFLKIKIIVKNKKILANNQVLKEISCDIKDGSRVR; encoded by the coding sequence GTGACTAAATTCAAAAGAACAATTATAACAAGCGCACTACCTTATGTAAATAATGTACCTCATCTAGGTACTACTGTTTGTGTTATTTCTGCAGATGTATTCACCAGATACCTTAAATCAAAAGGAGAAGATGCCATATATGTCTGCGGTACAGATGAACACGGAACAACAGCAGAAGTTAAAGCCTTAGAAGAAGGACTAACACCAAGACAACTAGTTGATAAATATTTTAAGATTCATAAAAACATATATGAATGGTTTAACTGTGATTTTGATTGTTTTGGAAGAACATCATCAGAAGACAACAAAGAAGTTGCAGTTGATATATTCAAAAAATTAGATAAAAATAATTTTATTATTGAAAATGTACTAAAACAACCATTCTGTAAAAAATGCGACAAATTTCTATCAGACAGATATGTAGAAGGAACATGCCCTTTTTGCGATTATGAAGAAGCAAGAGGAGATCAATGTGAAAACTGTGGAAAATTATTAAACGCCACAGAACTAAAAAAACCAAAATGCAAGGTATGCAATCAAAAACCAATTATAAAAGATACAAATCATTTGTTTATTGATCTTCCTAGAATAGAACCAGAACTAAAAAAATGGATTTCTAAAATACAAGACAAATGGTCTGATAATGCAAGAACAATGACAAATGCCTGGTTAAAAGAAGGCCTAAAAGAGAGATGCATAACTCGAGATTTAAAATGGGGAATTAAAGTTCCTAAAAAAGGCTATGAAAATAAAGTTTTTTACTCTTGGTTTGACGCACCAATTGGTTATATCGGAATAACAAAAGAAACAAAAAAAGACTGGCATGATTTATGGCATTCTCCTGATAAAACAAAACTAGTCCAGTTCATGGGCAAAGACAATATACCATTCCATACAATCTTATTTCCTGCCTTTTTGATTGGTGCAAAAGACAACTATACTTTATTGAATGAGATAAATGTTAATGAATATCTTAACTACGAAACAGGAAAATTCTCAAAATCAAGAGGAGAAGGTGTCTTTGGAGATGATGCAATTGAAACAGGAATCTGTGCAGATGCTTTTAGATATTATATCCTAATTAACAGACCAGAAACATCTGATACAATATTTACTTGGGAAGATTTCCAAAGCAAAATAAACAATGAACTAGTCGCAAACATAGGAAATTTAGTTAACAGAACAATCATTTTCATAAACAAATTTTTTAATGGAAAAGTCCCTAAAGGAAAAATTGACAAAAAGCTTGTCTCAAAACTTGAAAAAGAATATTCTCAAATTGGAAAATCTCTTGATAATATTAAACTAAAAGATGGTCTAAAGCAAATAATGAATGTTTCTAAAGTTGGAAATCAATTTTTCCAGGAAAAAGAACCATGGAAAACAAAAGATCAAGACGCTTTATTCACTTTAGCAAATGTTGTTAAAGATTTGGCAATCTTAATACAACCATTCCTACCAAAAACATCTGAATCAATATTTAAACAATTAAATATCAAACCACAAAAATGGAAAGAATTAGGAAAAACAACAATCAAACAAGACCATAAGCTAAATAAAGGAGAGTTATTGTTTAAAAAACTTGAAGATAAAGAAGTAAAAGAATTCAAAGAAAGATTCCAAGGAAAAAATTCTGAACTTCCCCTAGATCTTAAAATTGGAAAAGTTTTAGAAATAGAAGACCATCCAGATGCAGATAAATTATATGTTTTACAAGTAGATTTAGGAAAAGAAAAGCGCCAATTAGTAGCTGGCCTAAAACCATACTACAAAAAAGAGGAATTAAAAGGAAGAAATATAGTTGTAGTTACTAATCTAGAACCAGCAAAACTAAGAGGGGTTGAAAGCAAAGGCATGTTATTAGCAGGAGGAGATGATAATAACAATGTTGTTTTAGTTAATGCTGAAAACTCTTCACCAGGAGACGAAATATCCTCCTGCAAAAAACAAATAAATTTTGACGAATTCTTAAAAATTAAAATAATTGTAAAAAACAAGAAAATTTTAGCTAATAATCAAGTTCTAAAAGAAATTTCATGTGATATAAAAGATGGTTCTAGGGTACGCTAA
- a CDS encoding DNA-binding protein, whose amino-acid sequence MMPKEEVAIVLDFLPNGYPFDKTPSYKKNAIVQVLGKNQLVLLELVPKKGVTLQPNEEVYIGEGKRDKIHHITGRLDMDKLTATGSSVLKDVIKNVVHKHPEKFIEFFNKAQPLTTRMHQLELLPGVGKKHMWEIIDARDEKSFESFDDIKKRVKLMPDPEKAIIRRIVSELSGQEKHRLFAAGVANQEV is encoded by the coding sequence ATGATGCCAAAAGAAGAAGTAGCTATTGTACTGGATTTTTTACCTAATGGTTATCCATTTGACAAAACTCCTTCGTACAAAAAGAATGCAATTGTACAGGTGTTGGGTAAAAATCAATTGGTTTTGTTAGAGTTAGTTCCAAAAAAAGGAGTAACATTACAACCAAATGAAGAGGTTTATATTGGTGAAGGTAAAAGAGACAAGATTCATCATATAACTGGAAGATTAGATATGGACAAATTAACTGCTACGGGATCATCTGTATTAAAAGACGTTATTAAAAATGTTGTTCATAAACATCCTGAGAAATTTATAGAATTTTTTAACAAGGCTCAGCCATTAACAACCAGAATGCATCAATTAGAATTATTGCCTGGTGTTGGGAAAAAACATATGTGGGAAATAATAGATGCAAGAGATGAAAAGTCTTTTGAAAGTTTTGATGATATAAAGAAAAGAGTAAAATTAATGCCTGATCCTGAAAAAGCAATAATCAGGAGGATCGTGTCTGAGCTTAGTGGACAGGAAAAGCACAGATTGTTTGCTGCTGGTGTTGCTAATCAAGAAGTATAA
- a CDS encoding 50S ribosomal protein L21e produces MNRKGGPRRKSRQKLTGKIRKRGKINIRGFFQSFKEGDKVQLVADSSYQRGMFPLRFYGKMGVVKSKQGRAYYVAITDQNKEKSVIVHPIHLKKI; encoded by the coding sequence ATGAATAGAAAAGGCGGACCTAGAAGAAAATCAAGACAAAAATTAACTGGAAAAATAAGAAAAAGGGGAAAGATCAATATTAGAGGATTTTTCCAGAGTTTTAAGGAAGGAGATAAAGTACAACTAGTAGCAGATTCAAGTTATCAGAGAGGAATGTTCCCTTTAAGATTTTATGGTAAAATGGGGGTTGTGAAATCAAAACAAGGAAGAGCATATTATGTTGCAATAACTGATCAGAACAAAGAAAAGTCTGTGATAGTTCATCCAATACATTTAAAGAAGATCTAA